ATACCTCTATCCTTGTAGGAGGTGGTGATTGGAATTCTGAGGGCACCACCTTCATTACGTTCCATTCCTGATAAATTATCGAGGGTACCAATGAGTGATGGACCACTGTACCAATCACAAACACCAGGTGCCAATGGTGCCAAGACATTCAATGTACCATAACCACTACCAGGAACGAAATGGAAGTCCTTCTTTGGATTCCAACCACATTTCTTCAAGTGGACTGTTAATTTATCTGTGATTTCATCGTAACGTGCTTTGCTCCACTTTACGGTTGGTTCATCCATTTTGTTTACGAAAACGACCAAATATTTAATACCAATCATTTTTGCCAAACGAGCATGTTCAATGGTTTGACCGCCCTCTACACCTGCTTCAAATTCACCCTTCTTTGATGAGATAACCAAAATACCAACATCTGCTTGTGCTGCACCAATAATCATATTTGGTACGTATAATCTGTGACCTGGAGCATCGAGAATGGTGTATCTCTTTTTGGTGGTTTCAAAATGTGCACGACCAACCTCTACTGTCTTACCTTTGGTACGTTCTTCTTCGTTTGTATCCATAATGTATGCATAGATCCAACCTTCACGATGGTTCTCTTTGGCTTCTCTTTCATATTTTGCAAGAGTATGTGGATCAACTTGTCCTGTTAAAACCATAATACTACCTGAAAGTGTTGATTTACCTGCATCTACATGTCCTAAAAATACTATATTAAGATGTTCTCTGCTATCTTCTGGTAATACTTTTACAACTTGTTCAATTTTCTCTGCAACTtcatcaacttcatcatcatcttcgaTGTCATCATCTTCAACTTTATATACTGATTCAGttggtttaatattttctaaatcttcttcagttttaattgatgatactGAAGTTGTAGTAGCTGTGGTAGTTGGTTCTTCTTTAGTTTCTACTGGTgctggtgttggtgttggttcTGCAACAACTGGTGCTGCTACTGGTTcggcaacaacagcaactgGTGCTGCTGGTGCTGGTGCTGCTGGTTTAGCAACAAATTTTGGTACAAACGATGAAGCGTttggatttaatttcatcttttttaaattgtactgaaacaataattaattgtcAGAATACactaaatattttgaaaattttttattggagtgagaaaaaaaaaaaaaaaaaaaaaaattttaaaaacgaatttttttttttttttttttttttttataaaaataaatttgaaataatttggtaaataaaaataaaaataaaaaaaaaaaaaaaaaaaaaaaacaatttatacCAAATTTATTCTTATCCTTAtctcaaatttttttttatgaaacaGGATAtaattttggaaataatttggattgttttttaaaataagataaaaaaaaaagttttatttatatataaaactttttatatttttatttttaaaaaatgtggtaaaaatttagaattaattcaGAATGATCTAGGAGAagatctttaaaatttatatatataataatatttataaaaaaaaaaaaaaaaaaaaaaacaattgtttattttttttattttcattttattttttttaatttttttttatatacaaaaagaaaatattctttaactaaagtttttttttttttttttttttaaatacaaaaaaagaaaattaattaattttaaaacaatgcAACATTAAATTCCTTATATTCACTGTTTTTTTTGGCAACAAAAATCTTGTGGTTTAAacgaatttaatttttttttttttttttttttttttatgttttaattttttattttttttttttttatttttttattttttttattttttttttcgaacgattaattaattaaaaaataaaaataataatgataagaaataataataaattttcaaatatttataaaaattgtaaaagatattattgtaatagtaatacaaataatggAAAACCAGTTGATTTAGTatttaatattcaaaatcccacaacaacaacgaaTGGTGTtggtaaaaatttaaatgaaattaaaaatataattatattacatGGATTATTCGGAGCAGGTGGTAATTGGAGATCAGTTTCACCGAAAATTGC
This region of Dictyostelium discoideum AX4 chromosome 3 chromosome, whole genome shotgun sequence genomic DNA includes:
- the eRF3 gene encoding hypothetical protein (eukaryotic release factor 3); the encoded protein is MKLNPNASSFVPKFVAKPAAPAPAAPVAVVAEPVAAPVVAEPTPTPAPVETKEEPTTTATTTSVSSIKTEEDLENIKPTESVYKVEDDDIEDDDEVDEVAEKIEQVVKVLPEDSREHLNIVFLGHVDAGKSTLSGSIMVLTGQVDPHTLAKYEREAKENHREGWIYAYIMDTNEEERTKGKTVEVGRAHFETTKKRYTILDAPGHRLYVPNMIIGAAQADVGILVISSKKGEFEAGVEGGQTIEHARLAKMIGIKYLVVFVNKMDEPTVKWSKARYDEITDKLTVHLKKCGWNPKKDFHFVPGSGYGTLNVLAPLAPGVCDWYSGPSLIGTLDNLSGMERNEGGALRIPITTSYKDRGIVNVIGKVESGTISVGQSIHIMPGKTKVEVISLTGDICSFKTARPGENITIALKGIEGDDSIRPGSILAEINRPVPVVSEIEAIVYILDMPEERRLFTPSFSAIFHAHTAVEDVTVKSLIATIDTKTSTEIKQKPTFCKVGDAVKCRLVLGRAVCLEEFTTNPQLARFTIRDSTKTIAFGKVINIGKKAKEEIARQTKA